In Nomascus leucogenys isolate Asia chromosome 3, Asia_NLE_v1, whole genome shotgun sequence, the genomic window CGCTAGGAACACTCCCCGACACCCCTCTTCTCGGAGGTGCACGCTAGGGAGGCTCCGCTCCTGGTGAGACCTGCCGACCGGATAGCAGAGCACACCGACGAGTCTGCTGACATTGACGTTTGCAGGGTGAAACAATCTCCAATGAAAACTCAGTGCATGGGTGGCTGGAAACACACTACTATGCGTGTGCGCACATGTGCATGGCAGGTGCAAGTGTTaagtatgtgtgcacatgtgtgtgtgtcatatgcacgtttgtgtgtgtgtgcatgtgtatatgtgtgatatGCACATGTggttgtgtgcgtgtgtgtgcatgtgtatgtgtgtgatatgcacgtgtttgtgtgtgcgcatgtgtatgtgtgatatgcacgtttgtgtgtgcatgtgtatgtgtgatatgcatgtgtttgtgtgtatgtgtgtgatatgcacatgtgtttgtgtgtgtgtatgtgtgggtgcaCACGTGTCACAgacaaggaggaagagggagggagggaaagctgTGCACAGTTTCACACCCATGGCCCTCTGGACTCCCTCCCACCTAAGGACGGGCCATTTGCTTTCACAGAAGGCTTGTTGTCATCCACATCTGTCCTTTGAGTCAGGGCTTGGTGCCCAGATGTTCATGGAGatgagaaaaagggaaagggaaaggggttTTGTCCATGAGAATCTCCCGTCTGTCAGctccttttctttttggaataaaCCTTCTTGTTGCTAAGTGCCTATACTGGAGTGGAATCCAGTCCCAATGGTGGCTGGTTTTGGAAGTTGAGTCTTCACTAAAGGATGTCTGGGCATTTTCCCAAGGCTTGGGCCCGTGAAAGCCCCCCATTGGCCCTCTGAGGCTGACAGCCATCCCCAAAGTCCAGAGCAGCCCCCAGCATCCGTGGTACTCTCAGCCCTGCAGTGCTGGGGCTATGACAAGGACGGGGCTGACAGGGGACACTGAGTGGGCAGAGGTGTGCAGGGGCCCTGTGAAGCTGCAGGGGCAGCTCAGACACACGACAGCAGAGGGTCTCGAGGGTTCTGCCCAGAGCGAGAATGCTGGGGACAGACCTGCCGCCACCACCCCCGGAGTAGAACGCAAGACATACACATTGAACACTGGGAAAGATCAGGGCAGCCCCCTCCTGCGATCTCGGCCCTACCCGGCCACACCAGGGGAAGCCAGGACTCCGTGGGCGGCAGGGCATCTCGGGCAGGGCCATGCTGGGGTCTGGGTGGGTCCTTTGATGGAATCCcctgctctgcctctggggtGCCCCAGGACAGAAACCCGATGACCATGTGCGGGGACCAGCACGTGGAATTGGGATAAAGGGAGTGGGCGTGGCCCAGGGCGTTTCCCCGCTGAGGTCTTTCACAAGGAAGGGGGCGGGGTGTGAACTGCTTCTGAAAGGCAGAGTCCCTTCGGTGCCCCCAGGGACCTCATGTGGCAGATGGCCCCACTCTGCTCTGAAGCTCCTCCGGGAACACCCTGTCCTCTGCCCCGTCTACACAGTAGTTTCGTTTTTCCAGGGTCCCGTTCGGATGTTGCCAGTCCCGTCAGTGCCAAACGGCAGGCCTTCTAGCAAGTTACCCTTGGGCAGCCCGTTCTGGCTGGGGCCACCaaagggcagggactgtgtcctCCGCAGCATCTCCAAGTGGCTGGGCCTGAGCGCTGCCTCCCTGCCCGGCTGTGTGGGGCAGCTGTAGAGGGCAGGGCTCCCATCGCTGCCCTCGGGCTGGGTGACCATGGGGAAGGGGTCGCCCTGGGCACAGCAGGCCAGCGTATGTGCCCCCGCTGGGCCGTCCAGAGAGCTGGGGGGGCTGTCTGTGCGCGAGCTGCGGGggctgccatccaggctggatgGGATGTGGTAGGCGTACTCGGGCTCCTCTGCCGGGTGCCGGCTAAAGTAGGGCGGCTTAGTTCTGCCCTGAAGGCACCCGTGCAGGTGGGGGTCGTGCCCGAAGGCGCCCTCCTCCTGCAGGTGCACGTGCGCCTCGTCCGCCGTCAGTGGCTCGCAGTGCATCTTGGCGCAGCACGGGGTGGCCGGTGACAGGCAACTGGCGTGGCCCTGCGCGGCCTGCAGGTTGGTCATCTTGCAGGGTCCTGGTGGGTGCGCGAAGCCCCGTGGCTGGCCCAGGCCCGGCGAGTGCAGGCAGGCGGCGCGGCCCAGCGCAGCCCCGTTGGCGTCAAGCGCGGGGTGGGCGTCCTTGCGGGGTGGGCAGCATGCCCACCAGCACTGCCACACGTCCTCGCGCTTGGCACAGTGGTGGATGAGCACGAAGAGTCCCAGGGTCACACAGAAGGCGCCGTACAGGCAGCTGAAGACCATGTCCAGGAAGTGGCCCTGCGACACCGCCAGCGCCCCGAAGGCCCACGTGGCGGTGAACAGGAACAGCGTGAAGGCGGCGGCGCGCAGCTGTGCCTGGAATGAGTGCTCGTTCTGCAGCACTGAGGCGCCGGGGGCATCGCGTGCGGGTGGGGTGCCCGGCCGGATCCCATGGCTGCCCTCGGGCGTCGCCAGCCGCCGCTGCTCCTCGGGCTGTGTGCGCAGCTCGTACCTGCGCCCTGGGTGGCGCCGCAGCTGCACGTAGGTGCCCAGGAAGTACACGCAGGTGACCAGGGCGATGATGGCGGCTGGGCCGTAGAAGGCGCCTAGGCTGGGCTCCCAGGCCATCCAGCAGCTGTGGGGAGACGCACGTCAGTGTCAGCGGGGCCAGCACGGCCAGGACTCAGGACTCCTGCAGAGCAAAGGGCCCTGCACCCACCCGGACTAGCGAGTGGCTTTGCACAGCTGTGGCTTGGGGGCCTTGGGCGTTTCTAGAGTTGCTGAGAGTGTGGATGGCAACTGGGCCCTATTGGCCCTACCAGCTTGGGAGGTGGGGGAGCCAGGAAAGTGTCCCAGGTGTGGGTGGAGGCGGAGCCGGGCAGGGGGCCGGGTGCAGGGCGGGTCTGGGTGGCAGGGGCAGGAAGGACAGAGCTGGGTGGTTGGGGCtggtgtggggtgggtggggcagggaagaggtggagtggggtgggcagggctgaGCAGAGGGCAGAGCTGGATGGGTGGGGCCAGGCAGAGGGTGGAGCTGGGTGGGCGTGGCCAGCGTGGGGTGGGCGGggccaggcagaggaggggctgggtgggCGGGGCCAGGCAGAGGGCAGGCGGGCGGGCCATCCTGGGGCCGCAGAAGAAACTGAGGGCCCTGAATCAGGGGTTCCAGGCTGGCTCTGGGCACTAATGGCTGGATGGCCGTTCCTACTCGATGGGGTTTCCCTTCTCAG contains:
- the ADGRA1 gene encoding adhesion G protein-coupled receptor A1, which codes for MDLKTVLSLPRYPGEFLHPVVYACTAVMLLCLLASVVTYIVHQSAIRISRKGRHTLLNFCFHAALTFTVFAGGINRTKYPILCQAVGIVLHYSSLSTMLWIGVTARNIYKQVTKKAPLCLDADQPPYPRQPLLRFYLVSGGVPFIICGVTAATNIRNYGTEDEDTAYCWMAWEPSLGAFYGPAAIIALVTCVYFLGTYVQLRRHPGRRYELRTQPEEQRRLATPEGSHGIRPGTPPARDAPGASVLQNEHSFQAQLRAAAFTLFLFTATWAFGALAVSQGHFLDMVFSCLYGAFCVTLGLFVLIHHCAKREDVWQCWWACCPPRKDAHPALDANGAALGRAACLHSPGLGQPRGFAHPPGPCKMTNLQAAQGHASCLSPATPCCAKMHCEPLTADEAHVHLQEEGAFGHDPHLHGCLQGRTKPPYFSRHPAEEPEYAYHIPSSLDGSPRSSRTDSPPSSLDGPAGAHTLACCAQGDPFPMVTQPEGSDGSPALYSCPTQPGREAALRPSHLEMLRRTQSLPFGGPSQNGLPKGNLLEGLPFGTDGTGNIRTGPWKNETTV